A segment of the Nasonia vitripennis strain AsymCx chromosome 2, Nvit_psr_1.1, whole genome shotgun sequence genome:
GTCTCGCAGAGCCCTTACAGGCACGAGTTTCATCTGGAGCACGAGTCGCATTACAGGAGTCCAGAAGTAGCTGCTGGTCCAGTCTGGGGCCTAAAGGTGAAAACTCAACGCAACGAGCTTTGCGCGTTTGCACTCCTCTGCCGCAACTTTGAGAAcactaaaaaatattgattattcGCTTGGGAAAATTCCAATAAATTGTCTAAACACGTTGTCGCCTACTCACAGGAGACCAGGCGCCGTAGACCCATTGTCCGTGGCACGTGACCCTCTGATTGCAGGGTCTCTCTGTCGCCGGCTTATTTAGATCCCGACACTTGGTAGGTGGAACTGTATTCCGATAGACCCTGAGTTCATTCTCCCGCGTTAATTGCCGTTCGCCGAACGACGCCGGAACGCAATATAATCGGCGCTGTTGAGTACCTGCATTGCTGCATCCCGTAGACGGCATTGTACAGCGCTCCCACATTCCAGGTATCCATGTGTATTCACAGCTGGAACGACAATTAGATTTTGGGTGTTACTTGAGAATACCCAGGTCAGTTTTATTGCCTGTGTAAACCAGGTAAACGCTGTAAACTTTAATCAAGGGTAGGTGCAATAAAAGAAAGTCATGACGTCACGTCCACCCCTTAAGAGAACTACCCAGGTAAACTGAGAACCATGTTTTATTTTagtgaaaatattttgaatggCAGAAAAATGAGTTAAATCGAgcaaaatcgtttaaaaaatttcgaacaCGTAGCTTTATTTGCACGTAAACGGCTACTAGAACGGTGTCAGGAATCAGGGATCCTTTTCGTACAGTAGTGCAGGCTTGTTTCCTGAGAGTCTGTGGCTACGTCTGTACAGTCGCTTTTGTTGTAACTTGGCGAACTTCGGAGCACCTCTAAGCGGTGGCACACAATTCATTCCGTAGATAACTTTACACGTCTCCGTGAAACCATTGTACTTTGTGCAGTGTACACAGACTCCTATTCAAGGGTACCTACATCTTACACTTACACAAGATGTCTACCTCTATATGCACGTCCATGAATACTCTGATTCTAtacgaaataataataataaacgttAGAATTTCGACTAACTTTCAATTAATCTTAATTCGCTAAATGCAGTTTCGCAAGATAAGTAGCAAGGATATTTTGTGCGAGAATGCACGTGACGCACTTGTCGTGTACAAGCTCGTATGTACAAGTGCGTTATGAACTACGGGCGAATTTATGGACATGACTGCCAGCGAGTCTTTGAACTTTATTTTAAGCCGAGTAATGGAGCTGTAAGCTGTATACGCGTATCGAGGGATTTGTTTCATGTGTCGCTTGCGATGAATATTTCGGCCTATGAAGAACGGCGATATAATTTAGGAGATTTCGTTCATCTTTGAACTTTTGGCAAAAAACCTTTAGTTGTAGAGCACGGAAATACGAGACTACGTTTGTACGTcgacaacaaaaaaatacctaagaagataaataaaatttgtcaGCAGTAGTTGCATCACCGAAGTTTCTGAAAAACTTATCgacttgaaaaatataatttataaactaaATAGTGCAAATTGACAAATTTACAACAACATGGAAATATTGCCATGAATTATGCATGCACGCGTGAGTTAGGCCACGTGATACGAGCACGCGCCGCGCATGCGTGAGAACTAAGACGCCCTCTGGGCTGAAGTTGCATGTCAAAAATAGGACATAGGAACTATGAAGGGGGCGATCATCCCCCTTCCCTAGCAATGGAGTCCGGCTAATCAGGGAAGAGCTCGATTTGGGCCCACCTCCAAAGAGATGCGGACCGAAACGCCATAAAAGGTGATGCTTGACCCCAGTCCATCATTATTTGCTTCACTCTCTTGTAGCAAACGCATCTATCCGCACGCAAGTCACTTGTGCTTTTCGCTCTTGCTCTTCAACTCTGAACAACGTTAGTATCTACGAAAATGGACATCTACATAAGCACAGTTTTGGAGCCTGTCAACAAACCGAAGAACGGTTACTACTCCAGTCCTGAAAACATTAGGAGAAGTCAGATCTCCATCCACGAAGCCGTCAAGTACGGCAACGAAGACATCGTGATCAAGTTCATCTGCTCGAATCGTGAAAACATCAATGTACGAGAGCCGAAATACAACAGGACTCCGCTCTTGGTAGCCGTGGACATCGGTCATTACCGAATAAGCGAGATCCTGCTCGCATACAAATGCAACCCCAACGCTGCGGACATCTACGGCTTGACTGCTCTCCACACGGCCGTAAGTAACAGATCTCCACATTTAGTCAAACTGCTTCTGGATTACGGAGCCGACGTGAATCCTCCACAAAGGTTCAGGGGCATGACTCCTCTGTATATGGCAGTGGACTACGATCTTCGAAGTACGGTTGAAATGCTGCTGAAGAAAGGAGCATCCATCCCTGACGCCACAGTTGAGGGCAGGAACGTTCTAGACGTGGCAATGATAGTAGGCCCCGCCATGAGACGTTTAGTGAGGTCTTACGAGGTGAAAGAGATTATAAAGAAGAATCGGATGATGCGTTGTCAACAGATTAATGCCTTTCTTAATGCCTGAGTGCAGATTACACGGATTGTCAGGCTTTTTGGAAATGACACATCAATATTTTTCGCCTTGATCGTTGCTTCGACAAGGTAAATGAATTTGAGATTTGTAGACTGATGTGAGAGGCAGTGACACGCTGCGCACTATcttattgtaatttttatattttactctTTAATGTAAACGACTGTATATTGAACtgtattacttttattataaattaaaatagagaataataaaaatcccATTTTATATTACATTCATATGTTTTATCATCTTTTTTGCATGAAATCCTTTATATACTCCTATTGCCACTTTCCGACaagatttaaattaaaattttattctgattttaatttttgtactgGAAGGAGAAAAGGAACATGAAAGACCTACAATAAATGAGAAAATTTTGTCGATAACAGACACTCGCAGGTAAATagtttactaaaaaaaatcaattattgaaaataaaccAAGGCTTCAccacatttttcatttaatggTGATGGATAAAACAAAGATGACATCGAGATTGCTTTCATAAAAGTCGGTCAGCTTCAAAGAAAATTCAACCGCAGGACTTTGACGTCGTAAAAAGCGGAGCAAATACCGCCGGAGGAAAATCCGTACAAAGGCATAAAATGGTTAACTACTCCCGACCGAAAGAACCTAAGTAAAATAAGTCCTGAAAACAAAGCGTGTATAACATcagaacttttttttatttatacgccGTAAAGCTCGTCATATAAAGAAACTCCGTCATGTTTTAAGCGCgtaaaatgataaatgactcaagtattttaataacagaagatagaaaatataattaaaaatatcctCACCTCACAGTGTTACACCTCTCCATTTCCTTGCCTACTGGTGGCTTAGCAGCCAGACGACACTTGGCACGAGAGACCAGCTCCCGCGTAGTCTCGTCCCTACAGATCAGTTCCCTCGTCCTGACTCTACCACCGCCGCGTCTCGGTTCTCTGCCTGCACAGTTTTCAGTACAGGGGCCCAAAATCCAGACGTATCGACTTCGGGCCTGTCGAAGCTCCGAACGCGCCAGCGCGCACTGCCACGAGACCGAGATCGAGGCGCCGCTGGTCAGCACATCCTTCGAGGCTATCAGCTATCAAACAAATgtgaaaagaatatttttattatttaaaacagtCATAAAGATCGATTTGAATTCCATAAATGAATGATCTTACCGAAACGACGATTTCGGAGGCGATGGGTCCTCGGCTCCAGAGCACGTACTTTTCCTCGAGTCTTTCGAGTCGGAAAGCCGCGCTCTCGATTATCATAACCGGAGCTCGGCCGTCCGAGTCGAATTCGCTTATCTCGTGCCGTTTTCTCTGGCCGTCGCGAACGAGGATTCTCATGTTGCCCTCGTGCGGCACGGAATCCATAAGCAGGACCGTTACCACGACTTTGATGTTGTGCGACGACTTCGGGATCACGGCCAAACGGGTCGTTTCTAGGATTTTAAATTTGGGAAAATTCGAATCCTCGCAAATATTTCTATCATCCCCATACACCTGCGACCCTGACTTTCAATCGAACCAACCCTCTGCCCGGCAGTCCGAACTTCCAGCAGCAAACTTGTCCACGTCCGGAGTACGGACTCTTCCAACTTTTATCGAGTTTCCTCgcaagcacacacacacgcgcgcacgcaccCACACGAACACACTATCTCTCTAAGTCGAGTCCGTCTCACTAAGCTAGTTTCGCGCTACGTCACGCACACATTCGATTATCGATCGGTGCGGAAGGAGGAAAATGCAGACAGAGTATACGAACCTCGACGCAGCTTCCGCTGGAACTTGCCGGCGACGCTCTCGCAGGTGGAGTTGCGACCGCCGCAGAGGCCACACGCGTCCCTCGATCGGCCCGAGTTTAACACGCCGTCGCAGCCCATCGGACGGCAGGCGCCCTAAAAGCAAAGGAGGATATAGAACTCGAGTTTGAGGTAGAGCCGACGGTCGGGTTCGATAATGCTGTTTTTTCGACAATTCCCTCACATCAATGCAAATATCAGTCGTCTCGTAAGAGCAAGGCGTCCCATCCTCGACGTCCAGCCCGGTATGAAAGATCTCCCCGGTCTCCTGCCTATAGCAAACCAGCTGGCAGTTAGGACTGCCGTCGAAAGCCTCGTACGGCAGCCACGTGCTGCTGTTCCCGTCCAGCACATTAATTTTCGAAGAGCCGCCGTGACCTTGAAAAAAGCGCGAGCACTGCGCAGCTCTGAGATCCACCGGTTCGGAGCAAGCCGGTAAGTCGCAGAGACGAAACTCTTTCGAATCACCCTCGCAACTGTTCAAACGAAAACGAATTAATCCGAAACGAAACTTGCCGTCTCTCTACTAATATCCAAACTCCTGCGCACCGCAATTAAAACTTGCGCATGACGCAAGCGCAACGACATCGGATCTTACGAATTTCATTAATGGAGTGAGAGAATCCGGCTCTGGTATAATTATGCGCACATAACTTTCCGCGGCAAAGTTCAATACTTACAAGCCGTTGCAGCGGCGTAATCTATGCTGCACCGCGACGCCGCAAGTTCTCGAGCAGTCGCTCCACGAGCTCCAGGAACTCCATGTGTTCTCCGGAGTAGCGCCTCGTACCGCCAAAGGGCTTGGATCCGAGCGGCGCTTCTGATCGATAGACTCGCACAAGCCGTTTATGCACCACTGTTGagagacatttttttttatttattgtatgGAGCTTAAGCGCCTAAGGAGATAGAGCCACATCGTGGGTCAGAAACTCTAAACGTCCGTATAAATTCGCGCAGCGTCCGTTTATTTACAAACCCATCTCGTAGCCACAATATACTCCCCATTTCTCCCAAGCACTCGAAAGACAatcaactctctctctctctctctctagcttcGGAGCCCCCGCTTGTAATTAACTCTCCGGCCATTATTCCGTTTTCCACAAAAGCGCATCGAGTCTGCAGCGCGGCAGGTCATtaagctttctctctctctctctctctctctctctctctctctctctctctctctctctctctcgctgcaccCGACTACACACTTGCCTTATTTTCGGCGCAGAGCGTTCCCTCCAGTGGCGGTCCCTTCTTCGTCTTGCAGGCTTGCGAGCTACCGTTAGCCCGTCCGCACCAGAGATGCGCGCAGAGATCCGACGCCTCAAGATTCCGGCAGCGGCTGTAGCTGTAAACAAAACGACGGCCGAGTTTACGACTCCTGTTTTTCTTCCCAAACGTCTCTGCCCTCCTTTCTCTTACTCCGACAGCTTTGTTTATCGAGATATGCAGTGCAGCGCGACTCTGATTACTTCATCGGGTTTGTTTTTTTAGGTAATAGAGTTAGTTATACAACTCCGAGTTATTTCGAGATGAAAATAATGCACTCGAGAGAATTGACGTGCGCGCTGTTTGCGCAACTGCCGTGCATCAAGCGCCGAGCTAAACGGCCCCACTTTCAGTTATATCCTGTGTGAAACGCTCGCAATTTTTGAAACGCGCCTTTTGCGTTTGTTCTCAGCTCTCATAGCGCGTCGTCACGCCCTCGCGATTTTCAAAAGCTCTCAAAGGCTGAAGTTTCGTGAAAGCTCCGCGCGCTTTTGATCCTCCGAGCAGCTTTTCTCAGGCAAAACGCGAGCTATTTTTACGAAATTGAAAACGACGAGTGCTCGCAGAGAGAACATCAATTACGATACACCGGCTCCATGTGTGCGCCTGTCTATAAATAAATCCTGGCAAGCATCGAAACCTATAAGTCTCATATTTATCCTATTTTCATCGCCTCATTAAATTAGCGCCTAACGACTCTCCcgtattttcgcgcgcgagggacTACTACGTTTCCTCCTTTCTCCCCCGCGGTGAAGTTTACGAGGCAGAGACGGAGCTGCGCGCGAAACAACTTTCAGCAACTGAATCACTAATCCATACGCTTGTTCCGCCCCTGCGCGAGTTTTAATGGCGCAAGAGTGCGTCTCTCGCGTTAATTACAGCTGCTACCTTTCTAACGTTGGATATGTGAAGGATAGAAGGAACTCGAGGCTTGATTCGACTGACCGAGTTCGAAACATCGAAGGTTCGGCGTAAAACGATTGAATTTGCAGTTAAAACTGAGAAATGGCTCGTTAAGCCGCTGCATCGCGACTCAAGGACGTTCGCATATACGTACCCTTCACCGAATTCCATTCTGCACTGTTCGTCCATACTGAACACCTCGTTCGGGCTTGCACGCACGATCGACGAGTCATCGCCGCTCGGACGATTCAGGAGACACGACCAGTGCCTGTAAAatgtattttgaattttgagaatttgaaaaatcacGCGCATGTGCAAGCCGTATCTCAATCGACTCACTTAGCCTTGCGATGAAATTCCTTCCTCGAGCAAGTCGACCAGTGAAAGTTGTGAAACGTCGCCGCCACCATCGGAGCCATTATACTGCCTCTCGTCGCCTCCCTGGCGCACGTGTTCCCCGAGTTTTTGTCGCCGTCGTGCGACAGGCCTAATCTGTGGTGTGCGACAGGTTAACAGCTCATTGTTGCGAGAGAAATCTAAATTACCTCTACGAGGTATTCCGATAGGACTGAATTCCAACGATTAAAATTACGAACATGTGAGCGACTTCGTGAGCGATGATGAAGGCGCTGGTAAGACCCTCGTCCCGATTAAGAGCGCACGACCTTCCAGGATCGCAAGCACCGGAGACGGGGGCGTAACCCGATGGTCCGCCGATGTCCAGCCGCGTGAGCCACACCGCCACGTCGTACATCGTCTCGTTAGTCTGGGACAGGAGCTTGCGGTTCCACTTGTTCACGTTCTCGAGCGAACGGCGCGCGTTGCCGTGATGCACCTGCGGCAAATCGGTAACGATTCGTGCTGAACAATAAACTCTCTGCTGTGCGCTGACTTAAGAGGACCTCACCaccttaaatttaaaaaaaaaatgagatattgattttttgtgtaaaagtaCCTTAAATTGttcaaataatcaattaaataattatattaactcaggtatactgtaaaaattatcaaacaatgtttataaataCCATATTTCAGGTACAATAGatcttcgaaggccaaaaatcacaattttcattatttcaacttgtagacaacttttttaaattaaattttttctttaaattcccACACTCATTCCATAAACATATGTGTTTAAAGTAGATCCATTAAGAAATAAGTGCCCTTCGAAGCCCAAAACTGAAGTAGTCTCCAGTagctgaaataatgaaaattgtgatttttggCCATCGAAGACCTATTGTACCTGAAATATGgtatttataaacattatttgataatttttacagtatgcctgagttaatataattgtttagttaattatttaaacaatttaaggtacatttacacaaaaaattcaatatctcatttttttaaatttaaggtAGTGAGGTCCCCTTGATTACGGGAAGCTTCTAGTTACCATTCCGTCCTTTTTGTCGGTGTAGAATATCATCCGCACCACCACGAGCTGCATGTTCGAGTCGAGGGATGGATCCTTGTAGATTGCGCTGACCTGTGTGTAAACGAGTAATTATTTGGGACGACGAGGTTTCTTAAGAATTTGTTGGCCGATTGTTGAAATCGTATCTGCGACGCGCCCAAGGCGATTTAACTTTTCGAACCTTACGGCgacagagagaggggggggggaagaaCTTGCTAATCGTTTTGATCCCTTCAGCTACTTGAGCCCGGACTTAACTTTTCGTATTAGCGCTCTGATGTGTGGTATTAAAGTTGAGATTAAACGTTAGTTTTATGGTGTAGTACTCACGATGTTTAGTAGAGCGAGGATGTACTGCTGAACTCGAGATCCGTGGAAATCGATGACCGAGTGATCGGCCACTATCGCGAGCTCGAGCCACTTTGGCGGGGAGAACTTGTTGACCGTTTTTCTGGCTGCAACGAGTTGGATcaattgttaataaaataaacgttCTGATAGTTTCAGCAGAGTAAATTCTCTGCCGATCAAAATCAGCATTGCATTCAACCAAGCGATATCCCAGTCATCCCGAAACTCCAATAATCGCCAGCGCGCAATCCGTCTCTGTTTACAGTCCGCTTTCCCACCGACACGTCTGATTCGCAGctgcacctctctctctctctctctctctctctctctctctctctctctctctctctctctctctctctctttctctcgttctctctctctctccgctcgtAAAATCATCCTCGATATAACCGAGTCCGACCATCAAAGCCAGTGCTCACTTACTCGGAAGCTTCTCCCTCTGCCAATTCCTATCGAAGAAGTATCCGACGTCCTCCTCTCCATCAGCTGCCCCGACGATATCCTGCGGCTGTTCGAGCTCGTTGTTTCTGCCGAGTTCGCTGCGTTCGCTCAGCAATTCCGGGCTCTCCTCGTAGTTCTCCGCGTCGAACGTGTCGCCGCTGAGGTTGTAAAAGCGCCGACTGGCCTCGTAAACCGCCGATGCACCGGCCGATGCCTCACGTCTGGCCCGAGAGAACTCGGCTTCGTACAGCAGGTGCTCGTTACTGCCGCTGCTTGGCAGAGGCTCCACGAGGTACGTTCGATTGCCAAGGTTCACCAGACCGAAGAAATCGTCGCTGCAACGGGTCAGCAGCACGCGCGAGCTGCCTTCGTGCCCGTGAATTTCGCCTTCTCTGTACTCGCAGGATTCCAGAGGAATAGTGCTGGTGCTCGAGGTTGAATCGCTGGTCCACTCGATATTGAATTTCGGAGAGAGTAGCAAGTGGTCGTTGGGCTCGGTTTTGAGGACCCAGTCGTTCAGCGAGACGAACTGCAGGTTGCGATCGTCGGGCCGAGGAACTGCCGAACGACGATCGCGGGATAGTTCGGCGTGAGGGATTATGCGCGGGTGGACCACTCGGGGGTAGCGCTGATGGTGACTGCTGACGCTGCTGAGGACGAGGGTCAGCAGGATGATGACCGTTTGTTGGAAGATGCTCGCCggctcgcgcgagcttgcgaATGACGCAATCATTGTTTctgttgattatttttcacAAGCGTTTCATCACGTGGTTGAAAAAGTCAGCGACATTTCTGCGACTGCGCTTCTTTGAGATTGTTCATGACTCAATTGAACAGACATGAATCACTGCCGAAGT
Coding sequences within it:
- the LOC100677889 gene encoding A disintegrin and metalloproteinase with thrombospondin motifs 2-like, with the translated sequence MIASFASSREPASIFQQTVIILLTLVLSSVSSHHQRYPRVVHPRIIPHAELSRDRRSAVPRPDDRNLQFVSLNDWVLKTEPNDHLLLSPKFNIEWTSDSTSSTSTIPLESCEYREGEIHGHEGSSRVLLTRCSDDFFGLVNLGNRTYLVEPLPSSGSNEHLLYEAEFSRARREASAGASAVYEASRRFYNLSGDTFDAENYEESPELLSERSELGRNNELEQPQDIVGAADGEEDVGYFFDRNWQREKLPTRKTVNKFSPPKWLELAIVADHSVIDFHGSRVQQYILALLNIVSAIYKDPSLDSNMQLVVVRMIFYTDKKDGMVHHGNARRSLENVNKWNRKLLSQTNETMYDVAVWLTRLDIGGPSGYAPVSGACDPGRSCALNRDEGLTSAFIIAHEVAHILGLSHDGDKNSGNTCAREATRGSIMAPMVAATFHNFHWSTCSRKEFHRKAKHWSCLLNRPSGDDSSIVRASPNEVFSMDEQCRMEFGEGYSRCRNLEASDLCAHLWCGRANGSSQACKTKKGPPLEGTLCAENKWCINGLCESIDQKRRSDPSPLAVRGATPENTWSSWSSWSDCSRTCGVAVQHRLRRCNGFCEGDSKEFRLCDLPACSEPVDLRAAQCSRFFQGHGGSSKINVLDGNSSTWLPYEAFDGSPNCQLVCYRQETGEIFHTGLDVEDGTPCSYETTDICIDGACRPMGCDGVLNSGRSRDACGLCGGRNSTCESVAGKFQRKLRRETTRLAVIPKSSHNIKVVVTVLLMDSVPHEGNMRILVRDGQRKRHEISEFDSDGRAPVMIIESAAFRLERLEEKYVLWSRGPIASEIVVSLIASKDVLTSGASISVSWQCALARSELRQARSRYVWILGPCTENCAGREPRRGGGRVRTRELICRDETTRELVSRAKCRLAAKPPVGKEMERCNTVSCEYTWIPGMWERCTMPSTGCSNAGTQQRRLYCVPASFGERQLTRENELRVYRNTVPPTKCRDLNKPATERPCNQRVTCHGQWVYGAWSPCSQSCGRGVQTRKARCVEFSPLGPRLDQQLLLDSCNATRAPDETRACKGSARHSLECGVNVGNRVDPQCRRDKGQVCATRDLTTYCKNAAFRRRCCVSCRGK